From the genome of Candidatus Tanganyikabacteria bacterium, one region includes:
- a CDS encoding DNA adenine methylase, giving the protein MTLPPVVKWSGSKRAVARRLHSLWPPPRPGARYFEPFVGGGTLLPARPAAAAVAGDTVAELIALWVAIRDEPGRVAAHYEHLWHRRQREGHAVYYEVRERFNRERGALDLLYLSRTCVNGLIRFNASGAFNNSLHHTRPGIHPARLGAIVLAWSRALAGVDFVAADYRATLAGVRAGDFVFLDPPYAGTRGRYHPGPFDRAALHAELARLNSVGAAWILTFDGAAGDRRYDAPLPPSLYRERLEVATGNSPFTRLMSSARDAVTEVVYLNFRRDG; this is encoded by the coding sequence GTGACGCTGCCGCCCGTCGTCAAGTGGTCCGGCAGCAAGCGCGCCGTCGCGCGCCGCCTCCATTCCCTGTGGCCGCCGCCGCGGCCCGGCGCCAGGTACTTCGAGCCCTTCGTGGGCGGCGGTACCCTCCTGCCGGCACGGCCGGCGGCGGCCGCGGTCGCGGGCGACACGGTCGCCGAGCTGATCGCCCTCTGGGTGGCGATCCGGGACGAACCAGGCCGCGTGGCCGCGCACTACGAGCACCTCTGGCACCGCCGGCAGCGCGAGGGCCATGCGGTCTACTACGAGGTGCGCGAGCGCTTCAACCGGGAGCGGGGCGCCCTGGACCTGCTCTACCTTTCTCGCACGTGCGTCAACGGCCTGATCCGCTTCAACGCGAGCGGCGCGTTCAACAACTCGCTGCATCACACCCGCCCCGGCATCCATCCGGCGCGGCTTGGCGCCATAGTACTGGCCTGGTCGCGTGCCCTGGCCGGCGTGGATTTCGTCGCGGCGGACTATCGCGCCACCCTGGCTGGGGTTCGGGCAGGCGACTTCGTGTTCCTCGATCCGCCTTACGCGGGCACGCGCGGGCGCTACCATCCCGGCCCGTTCGACCGGGCGGCGCTGCATGCCGAACTCGCCCGCCTGAACTCCGTCGGCGCCGCATGGATCCTCACGTTCGACGGGGCGGCGGGCGATCGCCGCTACGACGCGCCCCTGCCGCCGAGCCTGTACCGGGAACGCCTGGAGGTGGCGACGGGCAATTCGCCGTTCACCCGCCTGATGAGTTCCGCCCGCGACGCCGTGACCGAGGTGGTCTACCTGAATTTCCGGCGCGATGGCTGA